A part of Deltaproteobacteria bacterium HGW-Deltaproteobacteria-4 genomic DNA contains:
- a CDS encoding DUF3750 domain-containing protein, with product MPSRLAQRQNRLASLFLCALLLLCLTSCSSQDWRTASRESAGIAPDPATHEKAVLLIYGARAWGWRGWFAIHTWIAAKPTAAASYTVYEVIGWRQSRGLPVMRIEQDLPDRFWYGEEPALLKEFHGEGVDGLIEAVNRAAKSYPWPQTYKVFPGPNSNTFTAWIAQEVPELGLELPFSAIGSGYASQGVGENHE from the coding sequence ATGCCTTCTCGCTTAGCGCAGCGTCAAAATCGCCTTGCATCGCTCTTTCTCTGCGCTCTGCTCCTCCTCTGTCTGACCTCCTGCAGTTCACAGGACTGGCGAACCGCCAGCCGTGAATCAGCCGGAATTGCTCCGGATCCCGCCACCCATGAAAAAGCAGTCCTCCTGATCTACGGGGCAAGAGCGTGGGGGTGGCGCGGCTGGTTTGCGATCCATACTTGGATTGCAGCCAAACCGACCGCTGCCGCCTCCTACACCGTCTATGAAGTTATCGGCTGGCGGCAGTCGCGGGGACTCCCGGTGATGCGGATTGAGCAGGATCTTCCGGATCGCTTCTGGTACGGGGAAGAGCCTGCGCTCCTGAAAGAATTTCACGGGGAAGGCGTGGATGGATTAATTGAAGCCGTCAATCGCGCCGCAAAGAGTTACCCCTGGCCGCAAACCTACAAAGTCTTTCCCGGTCCGAACAGCAACACCTTCACTGCCTGGATCGCGCAAGAGGTCCCTGAGCTCGGCTTGGAGCTCCCCTTCTCGGCTATCGGCAGTGGTTATGCCAGTCAAGGCGTAGGAGAAAACCATGAGTGA
- a CDS encoding DedA family protein, whose amino-acid sequence MHALLNWLVETIGHLGYPGIFLLMAMESSIVPVPSELVMPPAGYLAQQGKMHIGLAILAGTVGSLVGAYANYFAAQHLGRPLLYRYGKYVLISPEKLQRMETFFQRHGEISTFIGRLLPVIRHLISIPAGLSGMNHLRFSLYTLAGAGIWCTILAWIGYIIGENQELIMQYSHQALLWVVIASGALIVGYIWWQRRYGKK is encoded by the coding sequence ATGCACGCACTACTTAACTGGCTGGTTGAAACAATAGGCCATCTCGGTTATCCCGGTATCTTCCTACTCATGGCGATGGAGAGCTCCATTGTGCCGGTGCCGAGCGAACTGGTCATGCCCCCGGCCGGCTACCTCGCCCAGCAGGGGAAGATGCATATCGGTCTGGCAATTCTCGCCGGCACCGTCGGCAGCTTGGTTGGCGCCTACGCCAACTATTTTGCCGCCCAGCACCTCGGCCGCCCTCTCCTTTACCGTTACGGCAAATATGTGCTGATCAGTCCGGAGAAGCTTCAACGAATGGAGACATTTTTCCAGCGCCACGGTGAGATCTCCACCTTCATCGGCCGCCTGTTGCCGGTTATCCGCCACCTCATCTCCATTCCTGCCGGCCTCTCCGGTATGAATCATCTCCGCTTCTCCCTTTACACCCTTGCCGGCGCAGGGATCTGGTGCACCATCCTCGCCTGGATCGGTTATATTATCGGCGAGAACCAGGAGCTGATCATGCAGTATTCCCACCAGGCACTCCTCTGGGTGGTCATCGCCAGCGGCGCCCTGATCGTCGGTTATATCTGGTGGCAGCGCCGCTACGGTAAAAAGTAA
- a CDS encoding DNA-3-methyladenine glycosylase I, whose protein sequence is MKADNLVRCGWCSSDPHYLAYHDREWGVPVHDDQRLFEMLILEGAQAGLSWLTILKKRENYRRAYAGFDIATVAAFSATDCEQLLQDSGIVRNRLKVSASINTARAVLQIQHEFGSLDAFLWRFVDGIPRQNSWQTLAELPTRTAVSDRLSKELLTRGCKFVGSTICYSMMQAIGMVNDHMIDCFRYRECRGGG, encoded by the coding sequence ATGAAAGCTGACAACCTGGTGCGCTGCGGCTGGTGCAGCAGCGATCCGCACTATCTGGCCTACCATGACCGGGAATGGGGCGTGCCGGTGCACGACGACCAACGCCTCTTTGAAATGCTCATCCTCGAAGGAGCGCAGGCCGGCCTGAGTTGGCTGACGATTCTGAAGAAGCGCGAGAACTACCGCCGCGCCTACGCCGGCTTCGACATCGCCACGGTCGCCGCCTTTAGCGCGACCGATTGTGAACAACTGTTACAGGACAGCGGCATCGTCCGGAACCGACTCAAGGTGTCGGCCTCGATCAACACTGCCCGCGCAGTGTTACAGATTCAACACGAATTCGGCTCTCTCGATGCCTTTCTATGGCGCTTTGTCGATGGCATCCCCCGACAAAACAGCTGGCAAACCCTGGCGGAACTGCCAACCCGCACCGCTGTGTCGGATCGTCTCAGTAAAGAACTGCTGACCCGCGGCTGCAAGTTCGTCGGCTCAACCATCTGCTATTCCATGATGCAAGCAATCGGCATGGTCAACGATCACATGATCGATTGTTTTCGCTACCGGGAATGCAGGGGAGGAGGATGA